The nucleotide window aagcaagtatatttatattaaaatatcatgCAGCATGAAACTTGCAGTTTAATAATGTGGGGATGTCGAAACAGTTTGAGATTTTGAATCTCTCTTCGTATCTTCCCAACGACATCgagactttttattttttgacggTTCAGGATCTTCACAGCGACCTTGAGCTTGGTCAGCGCATGTTCTCCGACTAAAATACAAATCAGAAAAAGATTCAGCTTACTCTTGTAAGCAAAGCAAAGTAATCGAAGTAACAAGGGTTTTAAAATAGGAAACAAAGGcaatttgaaaacaaactTTTAACTTTCCCAAATGTTCCCACGCCCAGAGTTGGCCCGAGAGTGTAGTGGCCTATCTTGACGATGGGCTGAGGCTGACCTGACTGAATTTTATCAGTCATTTTTGAATGCCCTAAAATACGATTTCAAGGCACAATTATTAGTCCAGTACTTGGAGAGCAACTAGCAGTTGGCTCGATTAGCTAACGGCTCTGACagcagaaaaataaataaaatttttccattacaGGCAAAGGTGTATAGATGAACGGAGTCAGAGAAGgagaatgtaaatttgaaaattaaataataagaCAGTCAATAATTCTGCGTCTATGACATGATAATAGATATATAATCAGGTATGCGATAATATATTGTCGTCTGACACTTTCATTagcgaaaattgaattgaagtAAAGAATAATTGATTGTTACCTATTTAAGGGTGTCAATTATGCATGCGATGACGAATATGATGACCCCCGTTCGCGGATCAAGGAAACATTGTTAATTTTAAGCAACATAAAATATACCTAAGGTAAATAAGCGATGTGGGAACGTGTATTATCACCTGACATTATTTACTATCCATggttgtaaaaatattatatttttgacCCAGGAGGCAGGGCCGCATTTGCACTTGAGCACAGGCTTCAGCTAGCCTCAACTACCTGGTGGAGTTCTTAGAAACTGTTTAGAGTATTTCAAGCTTCCGAACGTCGCCGAGGGCGGCGCTCGCGTCACTGCAACAGCCAACACTTGACGATCGCTGGTTAGAAGATCGCGGAACTTCGTCGAACTTGGTCGTCATTCGGTAAATCGGTGTGTTTGATTCGCGTATTATATTCGGACTTGTTGATAGTTTGATATAATTGCATGTTGAAAATATGACCGGAGAGCAGCATAGCTAATCGACAAGGCGTGCCACCGACATTCATTCGAACTTGTTTGCGATTGCCGTATAATCGGTCAGTGTAAAGTATACTGGATATGGTGTTTCGTTTATGCGTTGAAACAAAAGACTATCGCGACTTGGAAAATATTCCCAACCGACGCTGCAGTAAATTTAATGCGAATCTTTCTGTtcaatacttgaaaaaaatatagcgGGAGAGTAACACAGCTAATCCACAATCTGGGCTGTTGACAGAGATTCAAGTCAAGACATGTTTGCGATTGTTGCATAATCGCTCGGTGTGAAGTATGCTGGATGTGGTGTTTCCTTTAAACGTTCAAACAAAAGACTATCgcgagtttgaaaatattcccaACCGACGCTGTAATAAGTTTGTCTTTTTATTCGGTATGAATTATTCATATAATATTATCGCAGTAATTACACTCTGTCCCATGCGTCGAATATTGTAATACTAATTCTCGTAATATTTTCGCTAAGTGTAAATAATATCTGGAAAGTAATGATGAATTTCTAATTTCCTTTTCCGAATCTGTCAGAAAACTTGATGTTCAGTTTTCGTGTGTAGTTACATAGTGAAATAGTGGAAAAGAGTGACAATACTTGGATACTCATTACCAGACGAACTGGATTGAATTCACCGTGAACGAGGTTCCGAAAGTTAACATGTCCTAGACAGCACGTGATGGGTAAGCTTCGCATGAAATCCATTATTTGATACATTGCCAGCTAATGAAACGATTAAAACATTCATTACTTCGGATCTGTAAGTTGTATCGTCGTTGGATTGTACCGCTCCTCTTGTCaacgaattttcatcgataaaGGCTGATCTAGTTTTACGAAAATATTCTGACACAGATGAATACAAGCCGCATTTTTAATCCATTTTGACAGGTCTAATGAATAGGATAGTGTTGAGTAAATCTTTGATGAAATTCTTAGGAAAAAAAGACTGTTGACAGTGCTTGCaacaaataatttgttcttGCAATATTGACTAGCAAAAAATATGGTACAAAATTGGTATACGAGTTTGGTTTCACTTTGCGCTGAAATCATTTGGAatgttatacctataatgcGGAGTGTTCGTAATTTGAGAATAACTATATATCAAAAGTTTTTACGTGTTTGAAATGGTCACAGTAAATTATTGTACCTTAAACAAAAACGTTTCCAATTTTCCCGCATGTCCAAAAACCCTTAAAATCGTGTTACCGTTTTGTTGgaaagaagaatatttttttagaaagtcttgaaattatttcacatgGAATGCACTGTTAATAGTCTAGGAATCCAGTGTGGTACaagtgtaaaaatataaaatgatacGTTTCATGAATGATTGTGAATTGTGTTTGTCTTGTTTTGGATCCATCAAGGACgataattgttttcaaataaagttcaatatgaaaaaaaattcaaaatacgccatgttcaatcatttttaattccatgctgcgaaaaaaaaaatgcatatcCTAGGCAACCATATCCGCAAACgtgatgaatgaatttttttttaaacgccCGACTCTAATTCTTTGAAAGAATAGTATCACTGATTTTGATAATGGAGCAACAGGTAAAATAAACATGATTATAAaactttctaaaaaaaaacggcatCAGAACATGAGTGCAAACCACTTTTTTCTCCaactatttaaaattaataatattagaaaattgtAATGTATCTCATGTGCGTGGACTTGATACCCCGCGACATTGGGAACCTTCGCGTAGATATAGGCATACATATTTCAAGATTATCCAGGATTGTCCACCCGACCTCAGAGATCATTCTTCAATCCGTACACACTTCACGGTGTAGTTtaatcggtaaaacagaaCAAACGGTGATTGGACAGTAAGAAAAATGGCGGACGGTGTCACACCCGccaatattcaaaatatgaaatggAACGAGTCTctgtaattgaaataaatattgcgaAATAGAGATTTGAGAAACCTGTTCCGTGCACTTTACGCAAATATGGAACACTGTGAAAGTGTCTTCTTAGATAACCGGGAAAATATACGCTGCGAAGCTTGAAGTGTTGTAGAATTTTTATGATTATCTAACGTCCCCATTCTTGTGGACTTTAACCTCCCTACTTAAGTACAATTGAGACGtgtagtttttcttttatactttTATCAGTCCGGACTTTAATCAGTTACAAAATCTCTGACTTGTTGATCAACGTGAAGAAAGATATTCACAGATCTGGAGCTAATAATCTTTAATAATGTCCGAAAACGTTAGCccaattaaatattttctctcCGGTGGATTCGGTGGAGTATGTCTCGTTATAGCTGGTCATCCCCTGGACACGATAAAAGTAAGGTTATACACTAGTATACATGTCGATTGGATAATCGTTCCGTCAATTAGAAAATGACTGCAGTaacaaagaaacaataaaagcCATCTATTTGCAATTAAATTTCGGTCGTTGATCGTTAAACTTGTGATTATACTTCAACAGCCATAAGCTGGTCTTGAATCATTGTCCTTATTTATTTACTGTGATGAggcaaaaacaattttcaacaggTTCGCCTTCAGACTATGCCAAAGCCCTTACCAAATGCATTGCCACTTTATTCAGGGATGTGGGATTGCACGAAGAAAACAATAGCCAAAGAGGGATTTCGAGGCCTCTACAAGGGTACAATATACGATCTATTACTAAGTATCGAGCCTCGTTAGTCAATCTAAACCACGCATAAAAGTGGCATGTATACCTATCTGTACCTCAAACAGGGAATGAGCTTTGAAGTACAAGCATATCCGCCTATGTAGTAAGCTACTCGAACTCGTAACAGGCAAACGAATCGACTGCCAGATCAAaaggataataattattttacgtcCGTAGGAATGGGAGCACCGCTGACAGGCGTGGCTCCGATATTTGCCATTAGTTTCCTCGGATTCGGtgtgggtaaaaaaattcaacagaaGAATCCAGATGAAAAACTAACTCTGCCGCAATTGTTTTATGCCGGTGCTTTCAGCGGAGTTTGCACAACTTGTATCATGGCGCCTGGGGAACGTATAAAGTGCCTTTTACAAATACAGCATGCCGACGCTCTGCCAAAGTACAACGGGCCAGTCGATTGCATTAAACAATTGTACAGAGAGGGTGGAGTTAGGAGTATTTTTAAAGGGACTTACGCCACTTTATTGAGAGGTACacaattcatattttttttattgtatgaTACAGAATTTATAACATTACAATCTAgtctaaataaatttttaattttaaagttCAACGCGCAGCAATTTGAACAacgtaaaatttacaaaatttttcttgtgaGTAAACG belongs to Neodiprion lecontei isolate iyNeoLeco1 chromosome 5, iyNeoLeco1.1, whole genome shotgun sequence and includes:
- the LOC107221680 gene encoding congested-like trachea protein — translated: MSENVSPIKYFLSGGFGGVCLVIAGHPLDTIKVRLQTMPKPLPNALPLYSGMWDCTKKTIAKEGFRGLYKGMGAPLTGVAPIFAISFLGFGVGKKIQQKNPDEKLTLPQLFYAGAFSGVCTTCIMAPGERIKCLLQIQHADALPKYNGPVDCIKQLYREGGVRSIFKGTYATLLRDVPASGVYFMMYELLQRWLTPDGGKLGVVSTIFAGGMAGIANWIVAIPPDVLKSRLQTAPEGTYKNGIRSVFTQLMKEEGPRALYKGCAPVMLRAFPANAACFAGFEVAMNFLNLAAPNL